Genomic segment of Natronoarchaeum philippinense:
CGACCTCTCTCGTGCGCGCGACGCCGTCTCGTCGGTGACCGTCGAACGGCCGATCCGCGAGTACGTCACCAGCCTCGCGGGCTACACCCGCGAGAACGCCGAACTGGGCGCTAGCCCCCGCGCGGCAGTCGCCTTGCTGCGCGCCGGGCAGGCGCGGGCGGCCTTCGAGGGCCGCGCCTACGTCGTTCCCGACGACGTCAAAGTCGAGGCGTCGCCGGTGCTCGCCCACCGACTGCGTGCGGGCGACGCCGGGCGCTCGGGCGTCGATATCGTGGCCGACGCGCTCGAAACAGTTCCCGTCCCCTGACCGATGAGGCTCACACGCCGCGGTTGGGCAGTTGCCGCGACTGCTGCTGTGCTGTTCGCCCTCGCTGGCGCGAACGGCCCCCGCTCGATCAACGCCGTCGTCGCGCCCGCGTTGGTGGCGCTTCTCATCGCCGTCGTGCAGGTCGGACTGCGCGACAAGCCGCCCGTCGAGCGTCGCCTTCCGGAGACCGGCTTCGTCGACGAGACGGTCTCCGTCGAGTTTGCCGTCGGCGCCGACCGACCGTTCGGCGCGACGCTCGACGACGGAGTCGGTGATGGGCTCGTCGCCCGCGGGCTCCCCGTCACGGCGACCGTCGGTACCGCTGACGCCGCGGCGAACGGATCGGTCGGGTCTCCGGCATCGGCGCGGTACGAGCTATCGCTTCGCCGCCGCGGCGAGCGACGCGTCGGGCCGATCGAGCTGACTGCGAGCGGACTGCTCGGGCTGGCTCGCACGACGTTTTACTACAACGACATCGCGACGGTGCTGGTCTATCCACGAACATTCCAACTTGCACCCCCGGCCGACGCGCTGGCGGGGCTGCCCGCGAAGCGTCCGGCGGCGGGCACCG
This window contains:
- a CDS encoding DUF58 domain-containing protein, translating into MRLTRRGWAVAATAAVLFALAGANGPRSINAVVAPALVALLIAVVQVGLRDKPPVERRLPETGFVDETVSVEFAVGADRPFGATLDDGVGDGLVARGLPVTATVGTADAAANGSVGSPASARYELSLRRRGERRVGPIELTASGLLGLARTTFYYNDIATVLVYPRTFQLAPPADALAGLPAKRPAAGTDEFDGLREYERGDSRREIHWKASAKRPDEELLVRQYDTIDDRGTLTVGVSPGERGDGVAAAAASIVVYLLDAGFDVAVYTPEKSLDSGAGRLHRRTALAALARLDGGKLSDADAERADLVVRGAGGDVVVADDEGTVSFDQIVATDDGDRVRHERPLEGAGSAERAGGEVVA